From the Desulfosarcina sp. BuS5 genome, one window contains:
- a CDS encoding cobyrinate a,c-diamide synthase, producing MQQKNSPSSGIVVAALRGGSGKTLISIGIIAALKEHGKRVAPFKKGPDYIDAGWLALAAGRPCYNLDTFLVTKETTLKTYNYYTLNADIAIVEGNRGIYDGIDPEGKTSTAELAKLLNIPVVLCLDCTKSTRTMAAAILGCIKFDPHTMIKGVILNKVAGKRHEKNLSNSIEHYCGIPVLGALPKLGRQYFPERHMGLVPTPEHTWAKVSIENAAKTAKKYIDLNTLFDIAHQSTPAACPTPFEYRILSDTISPRPKIGIFRDAAFQFYYPENIESLKQAGGEIIFISPLEGKPLPEIDALYIGGGFPETHAEKLAQHVEFRNELHSRAEDGLPIYAECGGLMYLGKELVLGENSYAMTGALPIVFGFSKKPQGHGYTIVSVKENNPFFKIGTTLRGHEFHYSKVLSWNGDDADLAFKMEKGTGFLNKMDGICYKNILASYTHIHVLGTPAWAEAMVNNAVSYSKYKSGKKQGNHDTA from the coding sequence ATGCAGCAAAAAAATTCCCCTTCTTCCGGAATTGTGGTTGCCGCCCTGCGGGGCGGGTCCGGTAAAACTTTAATTTCCATAGGAATAATTGCTGCATTAAAAGAGCATGGAAAGCGGGTAGCACCTTTTAAAAAAGGTCCTGACTACATAGATGCGGGCTGGCTGGCTCTTGCAGCAGGTCGGCCCTGCTATAATCTGGATACCTTTCTTGTTACAAAAGAAACTACGCTTAAAACTTACAATTATTACACCTTAAATGCAGACATCGCAATCGTGGAGGGCAACCGGGGCATATATGACGGTATAGACCCGGAAGGTAAGACCAGCACGGCTGAACTTGCCAAACTCCTTAATATACCTGTAGTTTTGTGTCTTGATTGTACAAAATCTACACGAACAATGGCTGCTGCAATTCTTGGCTGTATAAAATTTGATCCCCATACCATGATTAAGGGGGTCATTTTAAACAAGGTTGCCGGCAAAAGGCACGAAAAAAATCTTAGCAACAGTATCGAGCACTATTGCGGAATTCCTGTACTTGGGGCCCTGCCAAAACTCGGGAGGCAATATTTTCCTGAAAGACACATGGGTCTGGTCCCTACCCCTGAGCACACCTGGGCCAAAGTATCTATTGAAAATGCCGCTAAAACAGCAAAAAAATATATCGACCTTAACACATTATTCGATATTGCTCATCAATCCACGCCTGCGGCATGCCCGACACCCTTTGAGTATAGAATATTATCAGACACCATTAGTCCCAGGCCCAAAATAGGTATATTCAGGGATGCGGCTTTCCAGTTCTATTATCCGGAAAATATAGAGTCTCTTAAACAGGCAGGCGGCGAAATAATCTTCATAAGTCCCCTTGAGGGCAAGCCATTGCCTGAAATTGATGCTCTATATATAGGGGGCGGTTTTCCTGAAACGCATGCTGAAAAGCTTGCCCAACACGTTGAATTCAGAAATGAATTACATTCCCGGGCCGAAGACGGGCTCCCGATTTATGCGGAATGCGGCGGTTTGATGTACCTTGGAAAGGAGCTTGTTCTCGGCGAAAATTCTTATGCCATGACAGGAGCGCTGCCGATTGTTTTTGGTTTTTCAAAAAAACCACAGGGGCACGGGTACACAATCGTCAGCGTAAAAGAGAATAATCCATTCTTTAAAATCGGCACAACATTGCGCGGCCATGAATTCCATTATTCAAAAGTACTCAGTTGGAATGGTGACGACGCAGACTTGGCGTTCAAAATGGAGAAAGGAACCGGATTTTTAAATAAAATGGACGGAATATGTTATAAAAATATACTCGCCTCATACACGCATATTCATGTCCTTGGAACGCCTGCCTGGGCGGAGGCTATGGTAAATAATGCCGTTTCCTATAGCAAATATAAATCAGGCAAAAAACAGGGCAATCATGATACCGCATGA
- a CDS encoding dissimilatory sulfite reductase D family protein: protein MHSGGLYDCYRNVEDGQKGKQDAYRLFSVSSLSRGIAPGLTQKRGVNMDEEAAKKTIVENLKKKSKAKSKFYLKDFYKFIPDEKPRTVKNLVNKMVTEGILEYWSSGSTTLIGLKGTGKQAHSEDED, encoded by the coding sequence TTGCATAGTGGTGGACTATACGACTGTTACCGCAACGTAGAAGACGGACAAAAGGGCAAGCAGGATGCGTATAGATTATTTTCGGTAAGTTCCCTAAGCCGGGGCATTGCTCCCGGCTTAACCCAGAAAAGAGGCGTAAATATGGATGAAGAAGCAGCAAAAAAAACAATTGTAGAAAATCTTAAAAAAAAATCAAAGGCAAAATCAAAGTTTTATCTTAAAGATTTTTACAAGTTTATACCGGATGAAAAACCCAGAACAGTCAAAAATCTTGTAAATAAAATGGTAACTGAAGGCATTCTCGAGTACTGGTCAAGTGGCAGCACCACCCTGATCGGTCTTAAAGGGACGGGCAAGCAGGCTCACTCGGAAGACGAAGATTAG
- the dsrB gene encoding dissimilatory-type sulfite reductase subunit beta, producing the protein MAFISSGYNPDKPMENRITDIGPRKYDEFYPAVIAKNKGKWLYHEILEPGVLVHVSETGDEVYTVRVGGCRLMSVTHIREICEIADKHCDGHIRFTTRNNIEFMVDSKDKLQPLKDDLSSRKFPGGSLKFPIGGTGAGITNIIHTQGWIHCHTPATDASGTVKATMDVLFSDFQDMRLPAHLRVSMACCLNMCGAVHCSDIAILGYHRKPPMLDHEYLDKMCEIPLAIAACPTAAVKPAKIELADGTKVNSVSVNKERCMFCGNCYTMCPSMPLADDVGDGIVLMVGGKVSNRISNPKFSKVVVAFIPNEQPRWPTMTATIKRIVEAYAKDANKYERLGEWAERIGWERFFEKCELEFTHHLIDDFRDPAYYTWRQTSNFKF; encoded by the coding sequence ATGGCTTTTATATCATCAGGTTATAACCCTGACAAACCGATGGAAAACAGGATAACAGACATCGGACCTAGAAAATATGATGAATTTTACCCTGCCGTAATAGCAAAAAATAAGGGTAAATGGCTGTATCATGAAATACTGGAACCGGGTGTGCTTGTTCATGTTTCGGAAACAGGGGATGAGGTTTATACAGTGCGAGTGGGCGGATGCCGGCTCATGAGTGTCACTCACATCCGTGAAATCTGTGAAATCGCAGACAAACACTGCGATGGACATATACGTTTCACAACAAGAAATAATATCGAATTTATGGTTGACAGCAAGGATAAGCTCCAGCCTTTAAAAGACGATCTTTCAAGCAGAAAATTTCCGGGGGGCAGTTTAAAATTTCCCATCGGCGGCACAGGCGCAGGCATAACAAATATAATCCATACTCAAGGCTGGATTCATTGTCATACACCCGCCACAGATGCATCCGGCACGGTTAAAGCTACCATGGATGTCCTTTTCAGCGACTTCCAGGATATGAGGTTGCCGGCGCATCTCCGTGTTTCCATGGCCTGCTGCCTTAACATGTGCGGCGCGGTTCACTGTTCGGATATTGCTATTCTCGGTTATCACCGCAAACCGCCTATGCTTGATCATGAATACCTGGACAAAATGTGCGAAATTCCGCTTGCAATCGCCGCATGCCCCACAGCAGCCGTCAAACCAGCCAAGATTGAGCTTGCAGACGGAACAAAGGTAAATAGTGTTTCAGTTAACAAGGAACGCTGCATGTTCTGCGGTAACTGCTACACCATGTGTCCTTCAATGCCCCTGGCCGATGATGTGGGTGACGGCATCGTGCTCATGGTTGGTGGAAAGGTCTCAAACAGAATCAGCAACCCGAAGTTTTCAAAAGTTGTTGTGGCCTTTATCCCCAACGAACAGCCGCGCTGGCCTACAATGACGGCTACAATTAAACGTATAGTAGAAGCCTATGCAAAAGATGCCAACAAATATGAACGCCTCGGAGAATGGGCTGAAAGAATCGGATGGGAAAGATTTTTTGAAAAATGTGAACTCGAATTCACACATCACCTGATAGATGATTTCAGGGATCCGGCATACTATACATGGCGTCAAACTTCTAACTTTAAGTTTTAG
- the dsrA gene encoding dissimilatory-type sulfite reductase subunit alpha → MAKHETPLIDQLSSGPWPSFVDDLKQEAESRAKNDKNVDFQIPQDCVDDLLGVLELSYKHGRTHWKHGGIVGVFGYGGGVIGRYCDQPEMFPGVAHFHTMRVSQPAGKFYTTKYLKDLCDLWEFRGSGITNMHGSTGDIIFIGTTTPQLEEIFYELTHTFNQDLGGSGSNLRTPSDCLGQARCEYACYDTQAICHELTNEYQDELHRPAFPYKFKFKFDGCPNCCVASIARSDMSFIGTWRDDIRIDQEAVQAYVGGEFPSNAGAHAGRDWGPFDIEKEVINLCPTGCMKYEDKKLMINTKECTRCMHCINVMPRALRPGNDKGCSILVGAKAPILDGAQMGSLLIPFIKVEEPYDEIKEVIESIWDWWMEEGKNRERLGELIKRQGFQRLLEETGIKAVPQHVQEPRTNPYIFWKEDEVPGGWERDVNEFRKYHLR, encoded by the coding sequence ATGGCAAAACATGAAACTCCTTTGATAGACCAGCTCTCATCCGGGCCATGGCCCAGTTTTGTGGACGATCTGAAACAGGAGGCTGAATCAAGGGCTAAAAATGACAAGAATGTTGATTTCCAGATCCCCCAGGACTGCGTTGACGATCTTCTCGGCGTTCTTGAGCTTTCATACAAGCATGGCAGAACCCACTGGAAACACGGCGGGATAGTCGGCGTATTCGGTTATGGCGGCGGAGTTATCGGCAGATACTGCGATCAGCCGGAGATGTTTCCGGGCGTGGCGCATTTTCATACAATGCGCGTCAGCCAGCCTGCCGGCAAATTCTATACAACAAAATATTTAAAAGATCTTTGCGACCTTTGGGAATTTCGCGGAAGCGGTATAACCAATATGCACGGTTCCACCGGTGATATTATCTTTATAGGTACAACAACACCTCAGCTCGAAGAGATCTTTTATGAATTAACACATACATTCAACCAGGACCTTGGAGGATCAGGCTCCAATCTCAGGACTCCTTCGGATTGCCTCGGCCAGGCTCGTTGTGAATATGCATGTTATGATACCCAGGCGATCTGCCATGAGCTGACAAACGAATATCAGGACGAACTCCATCGTCCGGCCTTTCCTTATAAGTTCAAATTCAAATTTGACGGCTGCCCCAATTGCTGCGTGGCTTCAATTGCACGCTCTGATATGTCTTTTATCGGAACCTGGAGAGATGATATACGAATTGACCAGGAAGCTGTCCAGGCTTATGTGGGAGGAGAATTTCCATCCAATGCCGGAGCACATGCCGGCCGAGACTGGGGACCGTTCGATATTGAAAAGGAAGTAATAAATCTTTGTCCAACCGGCTGCATGAAGTATGAGGACAAAAAGCTAATGATAAACACTAAAGAGTGCACAAGATGCATGCACTGTATCAATGTCATGCCAAGAGCGCTGAGACCCGGCAATGACAAGGGATGCTCTATCCTGGTTGGGGCCAAAGCTCCTATACTTGACGGCGCGCAGATGGGTTCTCTCCTTATTCCTTTTATTAAGGTTGAAGAACCTTATGATGAAATCAAGGAAGTTATTGAAAGCATCTGGGACTGGTGGATGGAAGAAGGCAAAAACCGTGAACGCCTCGGTGAGTTAATCAAACGCCAGGGTTTCCAGCGCCTGCTTGAAGAGACAGGGATTAAAGCGGTGCCCCAGCATGTACAGGAACCGAGGACCAACCCCTATATCTTCTGGAAAGAAGATGAAGTGCCAGGCGGCTGGGAACGTGATGTTAACGAATTCAGAAAATATCATCTGAGATAG
- a CDS encoding tetratricopeptide repeat protein: MEKAKNVDEYIAAQKAALQGNPGCGTNRYNLAVALMGKKKFDEAEKELIEALESSPNLAEAYVQLGGICLQRGDIDGCLAYNQQSIKVRAGFAEGHGNVGFIQLQKGNIDEAITALQKAITYNSNFLQAYTTLANAYLMKGLIDESIEANLKALRIEPMFSVAHNNLAIGYLEKGEYSKAIEHCDKAVELGFEVAPQILEEINNHRK, translated from the coding sequence ATGGAAAAAGCAAAAAATGTTGATGAATATATTGCCGCTCAAAAAGCCGCCTTGCAAGGAAACCCGGGATGCGGCACAAACAGGTACAATCTTGCGGTAGCACTTATGGGCAAAAAAAAATTTGACGAAGCTGAAAAGGAACTTATTGAGGCTTTAGAAAGCAGCCCGAACTTAGCCGAGGCATATGTGCAGTTAGGCGGCATCTGTTTGCAGCGCGGCGACATTGACGGCTGCCTGGCATATAATCAGCAATCTATAAAAGTAAGGGCCGGTTTTGCAGAAGGTCATGGCAATGTTGGATTCATTCAACTTCAAAAAGGGAATATAGATGAAGCCATAACTGCCCTGCAGAAAGCCATAACCTATAATTCAAATTTTTTGCAGGCATACACCACCCTTGCAAACGCATATCTTATGAAGGGACTGATTGATGAAAGTATCGAGGCAAATCTCAAGGCTCTTAGAATTGAACCAATGTTTTCGGTTGCCCACAATAACCTTGCAATAGGTTACCTTGAGAAAGGCGAATACAGCAAGGCTATAGAGCATTGTGACAAGGCCGTGGAACTAGGCTTTGAAGTGGCTCCGCAGATATTGGAAGAGATTAACAATCACAGGAAATAA
- the dapA gene encoding 4-hydroxy-tetrahydrodipicolinate synthase has product MGIIKGCYTALVTPFKGDAVDDEGLDSLVDFQIENGVAGILAVGTTGESPTLTWEEHNRVVENAAAKTKGRCLCIAGTGSNNTKETIEATGHAAECGADAVLLVDPYYNGPSSLEIRREYIEPVAREFPDMQIIPYVIPGRTGAQLMPEDLAILSREFYNVNTVKEATGNIENMRRTRECCGPGYSIMSGDDGMVFQMMTDPDIKASGVISVLSNIVPGAITELLNLTGNGEIEKAEKLHSALKPLFELVTVSTMEATPFGETLCRARNPLAVKTLMSILGMPSGGCRKPLGKMTQKGVAKVLSVVRRVYEATPVLLKPLEDFFGVKVLQRLTDSSNWEGLSYDKY; this is encoded by the coding sequence ATGGGTATAATCAAGGGATGTTACACAGCGCTTGTAACGCCATTTAAAGGTGATGCGGTTGACGATGAAGGACTTGACAGTCTGGTGGATTTCCAGATTGAAAACGGAGTTGCCGGCATTCTGGCAGTAGGCACAACCGGCGAGAGCCCTACCCTGACGTGGGAAGAGCATAACAGGGTGGTTGAGAATGCTGCAGCAAAAACAAAGGGCCGGTGCTTATGTATTGCAGGCACCGGAAGCAACAATACTAAAGAGACAATTGAAGCTACCGGGCATGCGGCAGAATGCGGAGCAGATGCCGTTCTGCTGGTGGATCCCTATTATAATGGTCCCAGTTCCCTTGAAATCCGCAGGGAATATATAGAGCCTGTTGCAAGGGAGTTTCCCGATATGCAGATTATCCCTTATGTGATTCCCGGCCGTACAGGCGCTCAATTGATGCCGGAAGATCTGGCCATATTATCCAGGGAATTTTATAATGTGAATACGGTAAAAGAGGCCACTGGAAATATTGAAAATATGAGGCGCACAAGAGAGTGTTGCGGGCCAGGATATTCAATAATGTCCGGTGATGACGGTATGGTATTTCAAATGATGACGGATCCTGACATTAAAGCTTCCGGTGTTATTTCCGTTTTATCCAATATTGTTCCCGGAGCGATTACGGAGTTGCTCAATTTAACAGGTAATGGCGAGATTGAAAAGGCTGAAAAATTACATTCAGCTCTTAAACCGCTTTTTGAGCTGGTTACAGTTAGTACAATGGAGGCTACGCCATTTGGAGAGACTTTATGCCGGGCAAGAAATCCGTTGGCTGTAAAGACACTTATGTCCATTCTTGGAATGCCGTCTGGTGGATGCCGAAAACCTTTAGGTAAAATGACCCAAAAAGGCGTTGCAAAGGTCCTGTCTGTTGTACGCAGAGTTTATGAAGCAACGCCTGTACTTTTGAAGCCACTGGAAGATTTTTTTGGTGTTAAGGTTTTACAGCGTTTAACCGACTCGTCAAACTGGGAAGGGCTCAGTTATGACAAATATTAG
- a CDS encoding YkgJ family cysteine cluster protein, giving the protein MMEIPNSMPNIEPVKFGPDDQFKFKCHSKIDCFTKCCKGINIILTPYDIIRLKRRLNLSSNEFLAIYTTPQLLEKTDLPVVTLKLMNDELQSCPFVREDGCIVYEDRPTTCRYYPLGVASLSHKEGADDNEFYFFVNEPHCHGFKENREWKVREWRKDQGVDIHDEINAEWTDIVVKKRSFPANVKLTEQSKNMFFMVSYNIDKFKEFVFTSSFLDRYNIDEKTVAKIKEDEIALFNFGIKWLKWLLFKEGDFIIQEPKKEPGKK; this is encoded by the coding sequence ATGATGGAAATTCCAAATAGTATGCCAAACATAGAGCCTGTAAAATTCGGTCCCGACGACCAGTTTAAATTCAAATGTCACTCGAAAATTGATTGTTTCACCAAGTGCTGCAAGGGGATCAATATCATACTGACACCCTATGATATAATCAGACTAAAACGGAGACTTAATCTTTCCTCAAATGAATTTCTGGCAATATATACCACTCCGCAGTTGCTGGAAAAAACAGATCTTCCTGTTGTCACTCTAAAACTGATGAATGATGAATTACAGTCATGCCCTTTTGTCAGGGAGGATGGATGTATTGTTTATGAAGACAGGCCGACAACATGCAGATATTATCCCCTTGGCGTTGCTTCACTAAGCCATAAGGAAGGAGCCGATGACAATGAGTTCTATTTTTTTGTTAATGAACCTCACTGTCACGGTTTTAAAGAAAACAGGGAATGGAAAGTCCGCGAATGGCGTAAGGATCAGGGAGTAGATATCCATGATGAAATCAATGCTGAATGGACAGATATTGTTGTGAAAAAAAGATCTTTTCCTGCCAACGTCAAACTTACAGAGCAAAGCAAAAACATGTTTTTCATGGTAAGTTACAACATAGATAAGTTTAAAGAATTTGTTTTTACCAGCTCATTTTTAGATCGCTACAACATTGATGAAAAGACTGTTGCAAAAATCAAAGAGGATGAAATAGCTCTATTTAATTTCGGTATTAAATGGTTAAAATGGCTCTTGTTTAAAGAGGGCGATTTTATCATCCAAGAACCGAAAAAAGAACCGGGAAAAAAATAA
- a CDS encoding YqgE/AlgH family protein has product MEYENSTALKGKLLIAMPGMTDPNFHRSVICISEHNTDGAVGIVINNIHPVLSAKMIFKELDVDYVAGADNHQVYIGGPVHINEIFILHGPPFKSVQTLMINAELAMSNSIDIIKDIALEKGPESYIISLGCAGWGPGQLEKELLANYWLTSPYSKDILFDISVEERWEESIRKIGVDPLLLSNTAGHA; this is encoded by the coding sequence ATGGAATATGAGAACTCTACAGCACTAAAAGGCAAGTTGTTAATAGCTATGCCGGGAATGACTGATCCGAATTTTCATCGGTCTGTAATATGTATTTCCGAACATAACACGGATGGAGCAGTGGGAATCGTGATAAATAATATTCATCCTGTTCTTTCGGCAAAAATGATCTTTAAAGAACTTGACGTAGATTACGTTGCGGGCGCAGATAATCATCAAGTTTATATCGGTGGCCCGGTTCATATCAATGAAATTTTCATACTTCACGGCCCCCCTTTTAAATCCGTACAAACCCTAATGATAAACGCTGAGCTTGCCATGAGTAATTCAATTGATATTATAAAAGATATTGCACTTGAAAAGGGGCCTGAATCATATATCATTTCACTTGGTTGCGCCGGATGGGGGCCTGGTCAGCTTGAAAAGGAATTGCTGGCAAATTACTGGCTCACAAGCCCTTATTCCAAAGACATTCTATTTGATATTTCAGTTGAGGAACGCTGGGAAGAGTCGATCAGAAAAATCGGTGTGGATCCTCTTCTACTTTCAAACACCGCAGGGCATGCCTGA
- a CDS encoding B12-binding domain-containing radical SAM protein, producing MKKFNKILLVYPEVPNNTFWSFKYALKFLKKKSAMPPLGIITVAALFPEEYDLKLIDMNVELLNDKDIIWADAVFISAMIVQKNSMERVIAACNRLGTKVVLGGPHPTASYKEIHGVDHFVLGEVEDMFREFLDDLENGVAKKLYPLPERPDMFSRAIIPRFDLLNLKAYSSMSVQFCRGCPFKCEFCDIWKVYGNKPRLKNPEYFLYELDSLYDSGWRGPVFIVDDNFIGNKGKIKKWLLPALKKWQEDHDFVYRFFTEASINLAEDEELMAGMRDAGFNEVFIGIETPSMKCLKETGKTQNLKTDMQGAVRKIQQYGLEVMAGFILGFDSDTDDIFERQISFIQETGIPKAMVGLLTALPGTNLYSRLLKEDRIIGKSSGNNTDSISLNFKTIMAPIKLIKGYKNVLSNIYDSNLKNYFIRCNKLIDNLGDTAYFKRKFRIHDLMILFRSVFYQPFTPYGYQYIKFVIRNFIKHRKNFSEIIRFSIIGHHFHTITQERRKIEKIISYMDEKNRYLSEQIRLYSEMVIDGSRELPGNIADLWNQKKEILDKTRNKINKIHVDFRNETIAQYNDAATRMQALFCSFEKDLIKYGITV from the coding sequence ATGAAAAAATTCAATAAGATATTACTTGTATACCCTGAAGTCCCGAACAATACATTCTGGAGTTTTAAATATGCTCTCAAGTTTTTAAAAAAGAAAAGCGCAATGCCTCCGCTGGGTATAATAACCGTTGCCGCCCTTTTTCCTGAAGAGTATGACTTAAAGCTTATCGATATGAATGTAGAGCTATTGAATGATAAAGATATAATTTGGGCTGATGCGGTTTTTATATCAGCAATGATCGTTCAAAAAAATTCCATGGAAAGAGTGATTGCCGCATGTAACAGGCTTGGAACAAAAGTAGTACTTGGAGGGCCGCATCCAACAGCAAGTTATAAAGAAATTCACGGCGTCGACCACTTTGTCCTTGGAGAAGTGGAGGATATGTTCAGGGAGTTTCTGGATGACCTTGAAAACGGCGTGGCAAAAAAACTATATCCCCTTCCGGAACGGCCTGATATGTTCAGCAGGGCCATAATCCCGCGTTTTGATCTTCTTAATTTGAAAGCATATAGTTCCATGTCTGTACAATTTTGCCGGGGATGCCCTTTTAAGTGTGAATTTTGCGACATATGGAAGGTTTACGGGAATAAGCCAAGATTGAAAAACCCTGAATACTTTCTTTACGAACTGGATAGTTTATATGACTCAGGCTGGCGTGGGCCTGTTTTTATTGTGGATGATAACTTTATAGGCAATAAAGGTAAAATTAAAAAATGGTTGCTGCCGGCTTTAAAAAAATGGCAGGAAGATCACGATTTTGTATATAGATTTTTCACGGAAGCCAGTATAAATCTTGCCGAGGATGAGGAGCTTATGGCTGGAATGAGAGATGCAGGTTTTAACGAGGTATTTATCGGTATAGAAACACCCTCTATGAAATGCCTAAAAGAGACAGGTAAAACTCAAAATTTAAAAACCGATATGCAGGGAGCCGTTAGAAAAATCCAGCAGTACGGCCTTGAGGTTATGGCAGGATTTATATTAGGTTTCGATAGTGATACGGATGATATTTTCGAACGTCAGATTTCATTTATCCAGGAAACAGGAATCCCAAAAGCAATGGTCGGTCTGCTGACTGCTCTTCCCGGAACCAATCTATATAGCAGGCTGCTTAAAGAGGACAGAATTATCGGTAAATCATCAGGAAACAATACTGACAGCATCTCTTTAAATTTTAAAACCATTATGGCGCCCATTAAATTAATAAAAGGTTATAAGAATGTCTTATCGAATATTTATGATTCAAACCTTAAAAATTATTTTATACGCTGCAATAAGCTGATAGATAATCTCGGCGATACCGCATACTTCAAGAGAAAATTTCGCATCCATGACCTTATGATACTTTTCAGATCTGTTTTCTATCAACCATTTACACCATACGGTTATCAATATATTAAATTTGTAATTAGAAATTTCATTAAACATCGAAAAAATTTCAGCGAAATAATCAGGTTCAGTATTATAGGTCACCATTTTCATACCATCACACAGGAAAGGCGCAAGATAGAAAAAATTATTTCTTATATGGATGAAAAAAACAGGTATTTATCTGAACAGATACGCCTATATTCCGAAATGGTAATTGACGGCTCCAGGGAACTTCCCGGCAATATTGCAGATCTCTGGAATCAGAAAAAAGAAATACTTGATAAGACCAGGAATAAAATTAATAAAATACATGTGGATTTTCGTAACGAAACAATAGCACAATATAATGATGCGGCAACCAGGATGCAGGCCCTGTTTTGTAGTTTTGAAAAAGATTTGATTAAATACGGTATAACAGTATAA